The Gemmatimonadota bacterium genomic sequence GATCTGGTGGTTGTTCGTCAGCCGGGTAATTGCCGGCGCGATGGGGGCCAGCTTCACCACGGCGGCAGCCTACATCGCAGATGTATCGCCACCCGACAAACGTGCGCAGAATTTCGGGATGATCGGCGCAGTGTTCGGGCTGGGGTTCATCGTGGGGCCGCTCCTCGGTGGGCTGCTGGGTCCCTACGGAGCGCGCGTTCCCTTCATTGCCTCCGCAGTGCTCACGCTGGCCAATTGCCTGTGGGGGTATTTCATCCTCCCGGAATCCCTCGCGCTGGAGAATCGTCGGCCGTTCGACTGGAGGCGGGCCAACCCGGTGGGCTCCCTGGCCGGGTTGCGGCGCCACCCGGTGATCCTCGGGCTGGTGGCGTCGCTGGTCCTGGTCAACATCGCCGCGCATGCGGTCCAGTCGAACTGGTCCTACTACACGATCGAGAAGTTCGGGTGGACCGAGAGAACGATTGGCGTGTCGCTCGCGGTGATCGGGTTGGCGATTGCCCTGGTGCAGGGTGGCTTGATTCGCGTGGTGATCCCCCGCCTGGGGCAGCAGCGGAGCGTGTTCATCGGGCTCGCGATGTACAGCCTTGGATTCTTCCTGTACGCGTCGGCGCGCAGCACCTGGCAGATGTTTGCCTACACCTTTGTGTACTGCCTCGGCGGGATTGCCGGCCCGGCGATCCAGGGGCTGATCTCCGGGTCGGTGCCCCCCAACGAGCAGGGGGAGCTGCAGGGGGCCCTGACCAGCCTCATGAGTTTCACGACCATCTTTGGCCCGCTGATCATGGCCAATGTCTTCTCGTTCTTTTCGCAGGCGGGGACCACCCACTACTTCCCCGGTGCGGCCATGGCGTTAGGCGGCGTGTTGACCCTGCTGTCGGCGTTGCTCGCCCGGAACTCCCTGCGTCGGACGATACGACCGGCGGACTGACGGTCAGGGGACCGGGCGCACCATGGCCTGCGCCGCCTTGATCGCCGCCACGGCGTTGACGATTCCGCCGGTGCGCGAGAGCGATCCAAAGGGGACCTTCTCCTCCTGGGACCCGGGCCGTACGACCAGGGCATCCTTGTATGAAGTGGCGCTCTCCAGGATG encodes the following:
- a CDS encoding TCR/Tet family MFS transporter — translated: MRSTRAPALGFILVTLLIDVAGLGIIIPVMPKLITTLTGEPVSAAARWGGWMTFAYAATQFLCAPIMGGLSDRFGRRPVLLASLLGFALDYAFMAVAPTIWWLFVSRVIAGAMGASFTTAAAYIADVSPPDKRAQNFGMIGAVFGLGFIVGPLLGGLLGPYGARVPFIASAVLTLANCLWGYFILPESLALENRRPFDWRRANPVGSLAGLRRHPVILGLVASLVLVNIAAHAVQSNWSYYTIEKFGWTERTIGVSLAVIGLAIALVQGGLIRVVIPRLGQQRSVFIGLAMYSLGFFLYASARSTWQMFAYTFVYCLGGIAGPAIQGLISGSVPPNEQGELQGALTSLMSFTTIFGPLIMANVFSFFSQAGTTHYFPGAAMALGGVLTLLSALLARNSLRRTIRPAD